A DNA window from Paenibacillus sp. HWE-109 contains the following coding sequences:
- a CDS encoding YjdF family protein encodes MKLTIYFEDQCKFWIGIIESEENNELRACRHIFGKEPKEMEILEFVNHQMLPLISRTKQTVETKYKEDKRINPKRLARLVTTEIQQRGMSTYAQQVIKLELENRKKETKILSRQAQEELKEKKYEIKVQKAKHKHKGR; translated from the coding sequence ATGAAGCTTACCATTTATTTCGAGGATCAGTGTAAATTTTGGATTGGGATTATTGAATCGGAAGAGAACAACGAACTAAGGGCGTGCCGCCATATATTTGGAAAAGAGCCCAAAGAAATGGAGATTCTGGAGTTCGTTAATCATCAAATGTTACCATTAATTAGTCGAACTAAACAAACGGTAGAAACCAAGTACAAAGAGGACAAGAGGATTAATCCTAAGCGTCTTGCAAGGCTCGTGACAACGGAAATACAACAGAGAGGCATGTCTACGTATGCACAGCAGGTCATCAAACTTGAACTAGAGAATCGAAAAAAAGAGACCAAGATATTATCCAGACAAGCGCAAGAAGAGTTGAAGGAAAAAAAGTATGAGATAAAAGTTCAAAAAGCTAAGCACAAGCACAAGGGAAGATGA
- a CDS encoding GerAB/ArcD/ProY family transporter codes for MENRIISTKQLAILVIYFIIGDMLLILPSLSAAASKQDAWLSGGTGFLVGWPIAWLLFRFSRLFPKLTLVQYNRVLLGKWAGGFITIFYLYYFLTSVSILIREVGDFLKTQIFTVTPLHAIHIMMIILLVWGVKSGLETIARTSETFFPLYLLLFFSLFILLIPQVKFEKLHPFMGEGMLAIIHGSLYSSTFTFCELCTFLMIFPQVISKDHTQRDYLLGVTFGGIAISSTILLTIIVIGPNLASIELYAAYLTAQKINIGNFVQRVEAILAINWIISTYFKCILDFYALLLGTSQLLNLRDYRILSVPAGFVIFGLAFAITTNIVYFNSIVSYYIFWDATCALGIPLLLYFVYLVRKNKLIIE; via the coding sequence ATGGAAAATAGAATCATAAGCACCAAACAGTTAGCCATACTTGTTATCTATTTTATTATCGGTGATATGCTGCTGATCCTTCCCTCCCTATCTGCCGCGGCTTCCAAACAAGATGCTTGGCTATCTGGAGGCACTGGATTTCTTGTCGGATGGCCGATTGCCTGGCTCCTATTTCGCTTTAGCCGATTATTCCCAAAACTAACTCTTGTTCAATATAACCGTGTCTTGCTGGGCAAATGGGCAGGTGGCTTCATCACGATCTTCTATTTATATTATTTCCTCACCTCTGTCTCCATCTTGATCCGAGAAGTAGGAGACTTCTTGAAAACGCAGATATTCACCGTAACCCCACTGCATGCCATTCATATTATGATGATCATCCTGTTAGTTTGGGGCGTCAAAAGCGGGTTGGAGACGATTGCGCGAACAAGTGAAACTTTCTTCCCTTTGTATTTACTACTATTCTTTTCTCTCTTTATTTTGCTCATCCCCCAAGTCAAATTTGAGAAGCTCCATCCCTTCATGGGTGAAGGCATGCTGGCTATCATTCATGGCTCTTTATACAGCAGTACCTTTACATTTTGCGAGCTGTGCACGTTTCTGATGATTTTTCCCCAAGTGATCTCCAAAGATCATACGCAAAGGGATTATCTACTAGGTGTAACTTTCGGCGGTATTGCCATTAGTTCAACGATACTGCTCACCATTATAGTCATCGGCCCCAACTTGGCATCCATTGAACTTTATGCTGCTTATCTGACCGCACAGAAAATCAACATCGGTAATTTCGTCCAACGGGTTGAAGCCATCCTTGCGATCAATTGGATTATATCCACCTATTTTAAGTGCATCTTGGACTTCTATGCTTTACTGCTCGGCACTTCCCAATTACTCAACCTTCGCGACTACCGAATCCTATCGGTTCCGGCTGGGTTTGTAATCTTTGGACTTGCCTTTGCAATAACCACGAATATCGTTTATTTCAATTCCATTGTCAGCTATTATATTTTCTGGGATGCTACCTGCGCGCTAGGCATTCCTTTGCTCCTTTACTTCGTTTATTTAGTCAGGAAAAATAAGTTGATTATTGAGTAG
- a CDS encoding Ger(x)C family spore germination protein, which produces MIRIPRGLVVGILLIMVLTSCWDRRELNELGILAGVAIDKIGSQYQLTVQVVVPGEVGTRARKYGAPVTLYQATAPTLFEAFRKLTETSPRKIYTAHIRVLILSEAIAQEGIAKVLDLLVRNPETRVDYYVMVARKTSAENILKILTPLDNIPAEALFHSLDTSSKVWAPITKVTVDILIDQLMTKGMNPVLPGISIVEHGLAENKVEDIDQPVKLRYSGLAAFKNDKLVGWLTIDEGKGYNYIQNQVKSTVGTIHCPDGKMISLEVLRSHTDVKSFMEQEDPHMLVAIKMDVNIGEVTCHINLNEPQTIEWLQKEAEHDLEALMKKSVEVMQKKYKVDIFGFGQSTYEASPKLWKSIGDDWDNHFADLKVVYQTNINIRNIGMITNSVEKRMKEK; this is translated from the coding sequence ATGATACGAATACCAAGGGGGCTTGTAGTCGGCATATTACTTATCATGGTGTTGACCAGTTGTTGGGATCGGCGTGAATTGAATGAACTAGGCATTCTTGCGGGGGTTGCTATCGATAAAATAGGTAGTCAATACCAACTCACTGTACAAGTTGTCGTTCCAGGTGAAGTAGGTACCCGGGCAAGAAAATATGGCGCCCCTGTAACCTTATATCAAGCAACTGCCCCTACCTTATTTGAGGCCTTCCGCAAACTGACTGAAACGAGTCCACGAAAAATTTATACGGCGCACATACGAGTATTAATTTTGAGTGAAGCCATTGCCCAGGAAGGAATAGCCAAGGTTCTGGACCTTCTAGTCCGAAATCCGGAAACTCGAGTTGATTATTACGTTATGGTTGCGAGAAAGACTTCTGCCGAAAACATTCTCAAAATCTTGACGCCACTGGACAATATTCCAGCAGAAGCCTTATTTCATTCCCTTGACACTTCGTCCAAAGTGTGGGCTCCGATCACGAAAGTTACCGTCGATATCTTAATTGACCAATTGATGACCAAAGGTATGAATCCGGTATTGCCCGGCATTTCGATTGTTGAACATGGCCTTGCTGAGAACAAAGTTGAGGATATTGATCAACCTGTCAAGTTGCGATATTCCGGATTGGCCGCTTTTAAAAATGATAAATTGGTTGGTTGGCTCACTATAGATGAAGGCAAAGGCTATAACTACATCCAAAATCAAGTAAAAAGCACGGTTGGTACTATTCACTGTCCCGATGGTAAAATGATCTCTTTGGAGGTACTTCGTTCGCATACGGATGTCAAAAGCTTCATGGAACAAGAGGACCCTCATATGCTGGTGGCGATTAAAATGGATGTGAATATTGGCGAAGTAACCTGCCACATCAATTTAAATGAACCTCAAACGATTGAGTGGTTGCAAAAAGAAGCTGAACATGATCTGGAAGCCTTGATGAAAAAATCAGTTGAAGTGATGCAAAAAAAGTATAAAGTCGATATCTTCGGTTTTGGTCAATCCACTTACGAAGCAAGCCCTAAATTATGGAAATCGATTGGAGACGATTGGGACAACCATTTCGCTGATCTTAAAGTCGTATATCAAACGAACATTAATATCCGTAACATAGGAATGATCACCAACTCCGTGGAAAAAAGAATGAAGGAGAAATAA
- a CDS encoding spore germination protein has translation MNIQTIHNALGGSPDLIIRHMVLINEWQIALFYMNGLTDIEMIQSDIIGSLIDLKKLNTEFDLIDEDNPLAYLKEQTLSVGDIGSIQELSSLLTHLLSGDAILLMDGYAEGLRIGVTGREERSISEPTSQPSIRGPMDAFTENIKTNISLIRRRIKNPHLWLEVHEIGEVTKTSVAIMYISQIADDHIIREARHRLSQINIDGILESGYIEEFIQDKSFTPFPTVYNTERPDTIAAGLLEGRIAILIDGTPFVLLVPALFVHFMQTSEDYYQRADISTLIRVIRYLSFLIVLLVPSMYIAITTYHQEMLPTNLLLNLAAQREGVPFPAFIEALLMEIIYEILREAGIRMPRTVGQAVSIVGTLVIGQSAVEAGIISAAVVIIVSITAISSYVIPANAMSISVRMIRFVLMGLAASFGLFGILSGIIILALHLNSLRSFGIPYMSPLAPIVFEDQKDTLFRLAWPRMITRPRLFNQKDKVRQHAPKHK, from the coding sequence ATGAATATTCAAACGATTCACAATGCCTTGGGAGGCAGTCCAGATCTTATAATAAGACACATGGTTTTGATCAATGAATGGCAGATCGCCTTGTTTTATATGAATGGTTTAACCGACATTGAAATGATTCAATCTGATATCATCGGCTCGCTAATTGATCTCAAAAAATTGAACACCGAGTTCGATCTCATTGATGAAGACAACCCGCTCGCTTACCTCAAAGAACAAACCCTTTCCGTAGGCGACATTGGCTCTATTCAAGAGCTGAGCTCGCTACTTACCCATCTTCTGTCAGGTGACGCCATCCTGTTGATGGACGGTTATGCAGAGGGGCTGCGGATCGGCGTTACTGGGCGCGAAGAGAGATCTATCAGTGAACCGACATCTCAACCGAGTATTCGCGGTCCGATGGATGCTTTCACTGAAAATATCAAAACGAATATTTCATTGATTCGCCGCAGAATCAAAAATCCGCACTTATGGCTGGAAGTGCATGAAATTGGCGAAGTTACGAAAACAAGCGTCGCGATTATGTATATAAGCCAAATTGCGGATGATCATATTATCCGAGAAGCTCGACACCGCCTGAGCCAAATTAATATAGACGGCATATTGGAAAGCGGCTACATCGAAGAGTTTATTCAAGATAAGTCGTTCACCCCTTTTCCTACCGTGTATAACACGGAGCGACCGGACACGATCGCCGCAGGTCTGTTAGAAGGTAGAATTGCTATCTTGATCGATGGGACCCCCTTCGTATTGCTCGTCCCGGCGTTATTCGTTCATTTCATGCAAACCTCTGAAGATTATTATCAACGGGCCGACATCAGTACATTAATACGCGTGATTCGTTACTTGTCATTCTTGATCGTACTGCTCGTTCCGTCCATGTACATTGCGATTACAACCTACCATCAAGAGATGCTGCCGACCAATCTTCTATTGAATCTAGCTGCGCAACGGGAAGGTGTACCCTTCCCCGCTTTTATCGAAGCTTTGTTGATGGAAATTATTTATGAAATATTACGTGAAGCAGGCATTCGAATGCCACGAACCGTCGGTCAAGCTGTATCCATCGTGGGCACTCTCGTCATTGGCCAATCTGCCGTGGAAGCTGGGATTATATCAGCCGCTGTGGTGATCATCGTTTCTATCACAGCCATCTCAAGTTATGTAATCCCTGCGAATGCCATGTCCATTTCTGTACGCATGATTCGTTTTGTATTAATGGGCTTAGCCGCTTCTTTTGGTTTATTTGGAATTCTCTCCGGGATTATTATACTGGCGCTTCATCTCAACAGTCTCCGCTCCTTCGGAATTCCTTATATGAGCCCGCTGGCTCCGATTGTTTTTGAAGATCAGAAAGATACTTTGTTCCGCTTGGCATGGCCACGAATGATTACCCGCCCTAGACTATTTAATCAAAAAGATAAAGTTCGTCAGCATGCACCTAAACACAAATAA
- a CDS encoding sensor histidine kinase yields the protein MDTKQWMSVTLFIATALMLFISFLSYRKRHLPVAKTMIFIMLAAACYAFGYAFEVLSGNLKEVKLSLQIEYLGIPFVTTLWLFQVIQFTGTASRYRKQLAIALFLIPITVFVLHATNEWHHLIYKRYVLNVESSIPLYTTVKGPWYEVHTIYNYSALLYGILLFIPMYWKALPIVRKQILVLLLGAIAPMLFNMFFWFGVTVDLTPFGFAVSGVAYVWGILRFNLLRLTPLAYAKVFETIRDGVILFDYEDQIISYNRAAEKVFPELGLTKRYPADMAMVLSASPVLIQHIRAASDGDDRFPFHRMYANRTRHYSCSLSLIYESSTVLIGKILMFNDITQMKESEDRLRENARQLSDLNAFKDKLFTVVAHDIRDPIALLVSLTELLGDELTASDFEHAELVRELKGQVQSTFHLVENLLDWYRSQEGKVVFRPLGWNLQQVVRQALLLAGTKAGMKQIRLTEHIDEKFGVRADKEMLDLILRNLLSNAIKFTGIGGKIEIEARLEGKMVIVSVSDNGVGIDEQTMELLLKEEPFLKVMVNGGDSGDTRFGLALTREFVRIHGGSLWFKSQPGIGTTFSFSLPATAGRMDAFDDGGLEEDGYESDYGG from the coding sequence ATGGACACGAAACAATGGATGTCGGTAACGCTTTTTATCGCAACAGCTCTGATGCTGTTCATCTCCTTCCTGTCTTATCGGAAACGTCATCTGCCTGTTGCCAAAACGATGATTTTTATTATGCTGGCAGCGGCTTGCTATGCGTTTGGTTATGCTTTTGAAGTGTTGAGCGGAAACCTGAAAGAAGTGAAGTTGTCTCTTCAAATCGAATATTTGGGCATTCCATTCGTGACCACGCTTTGGCTTTTTCAAGTCATTCAGTTTACGGGGACTGCCTCACGTTACCGCAAGCAGCTCGCAATTGCGCTATTCCTTATTCCCATAACCGTCTTTGTCCTGCATGCAACGAATGAATGGCATCATCTCATCTATAAGCGCTATGTGTTGAATGTGGAATCTTCGATTCCTTTGTATACGACAGTCAAAGGGCCTTGGTATGAAGTGCATACCATCTATAATTATTCTGCTTTACTGTATGGGATACTGCTGTTTATTCCTATGTATTGGAAAGCTTTGCCGATTGTGCGCAAACAGATTTTGGTTCTTCTTTTGGGCGCGATTGCCCCGATGTTGTTCAATATGTTCTTCTGGTTCGGGGTGACCGTCGATTTGACGCCGTTCGGCTTTGCTGTTTCGGGAGTTGCTTATGTGTGGGGAATTCTTCGGTTTAATTTGCTCCGCTTAACACCGCTTGCTTATGCCAAAGTGTTCGAAACGATCCGTGACGGCGTCATCTTGTTCGATTATGAGGATCAAATCATCAGTTACAATAGAGCAGCGGAAAAAGTTTTTCCCGAGCTCGGCTTGACGAAACGCTATCCTGCCGATATGGCGATGGTTCTGTCAGCCAGCCCGGTTCTGATCCAACATATTCGTGCCGCTAGCGACGGGGACGACCGTTTCCCATTTCACCGAATGTACGCAAACCGAACCCGGCATTACAGTTGTAGTTTGTCGCTCATTTACGAATCCAGTACAGTCTTAATCGGTAAGATATTAATGTTTAACGATATTACGCAGATGAAGGAAAGCGAGGACCGGCTCAGGGAGAACGCCAGGCAGTTATCCGACCTGAACGCTTTCAAGGACAAGTTGTTTACCGTCGTGGCGCATGATATTCGCGATCCGATCGCTCTGCTCGTCAGCTTGACTGAGCTGCTTGGCGACGAACTCACAGCGTCAGACTTTGAGCATGCCGAGTTAGTGCGGGAGCTGAAAGGGCAAGTGCAGAGTACATTCCATCTAGTCGAAAATTTGCTGGACTGGTATCGCAGCCAGGAAGGGAAAGTCGTGTTTCGTCCGCTAGGCTGGAATTTGCAGCAAGTCGTGAGACAAGCCTTGTTGCTTGCCGGTACGAAAGCGGGTATGAAACAAATTCGACTGACAGAGCATATAGACGAGAAGTTCGGAGTTAGAGCAGATAAAGAGATGCTGGATCTGATTCTGCGGAATCTGCTTTCCAACGCGATTAAGTTTACTGGCATCGGTGGCAAGATTGAGATCGAAGCCAGGTTGGAAGGTAAAATGGTTATCGTGTCCGTAAGCGACAATGGCGTGGGGATCGATGAACAGACCATGGAATTGCTGCTTAAGGAGGAACCGTTCCTAAAGGTTATGGTGAATGGGGGAGACTCGGGGGACACAAGGTTCGGACTGGCTCTGACGCGGGAATTCGTCCGCATCCACGGCGGCAGCCTCTGGTTCAAGAGCCAGCCAGGCATCGGCACGACCTTCTCATTCAGCTTGCCTGCAACGGCAGGCAGGATGGATGCATTCGACGATGGAGGATTGGAGGAAGACGGATATGAAAGTGATTATGGTGGATGA
- a CDS encoding response regulator produces MKVIMVDDEPTMHLILRKMLAKLPDVHVAAAFTNTKSAASFLSENADINLAFVDISMPGGNGMEFAAEIELAESHVQIIFITSHKEYALKAYELSVLDYLVKPVTQERLERAVNRARLNQRSVLSPLLSTAAPMNPGKVVLKMLGDVVVSNEAVRVKWISRKCAELFAYLQLNHGKRIPRSRLVTDIFGGMHQSKAESYLNTTVYQLRKSLELIGLREVVRSENDGYALELKDPMIDYIEFEKQVEELQVIDIGNIERALQIERLYTGELFGDKAYVWAIHETEHYVELYASFVKRLAAVLISLKDTASASRLLLKLNERNPLDESVIHLLMRIREMTGDKKGLTALYTDYVRLLSRELGIRPSEDLIHLYDRLVSRFSDRK; encoded by the coding sequence ATGAAAGTGATTATGGTGGATGACGAGCCGACAATGCATTTGATACTGCGCAAAATGCTAGCCAAGCTGCCGGATGTGCACGTAGCGGCTGCGTTCACGAACACGAAGTCCGCAGCCTCCTTTCTGAGCGAGAATGCGGATATCAACCTTGCATTCGTAGACATTTCTATGCCGGGGGGGAATGGCATGGAGTTTGCCGCGGAGATCGAGCTTGCGGAATCTCATGTGCAAATCATCTTCATCACCTCGCATAAGGAGTATGCCTTGAAAGCTTACGAACTGTCCGTACTGGATTATTTGGTCAAGCCTGTAACCCAAGAGCGGCTGGAGCGGGCCGTCAATCGTGCGCGGCTGAACCAGAGAAGCGTTCTCTCTCCGTTACTTTCAACTGCCGCACCGATGAATCCGGGAAAGGTCGTTCTTAAGATGCTGGGGGACGTCGTCGTGAGCAATGAAGCGGTCCGCGTGAAATGGATCTCGCGGAAGTGCGCGGAGCTGTTCGCGTATTTGCAGCTGAACCATGGCAAACGGATTCCCCGCTCGAGACTGGTTACGGATATTTTCGGAGGAATGCATCAATCGAAGGCAGAGAGCTATCTGAATACGACGGTCTATCAATTGCGCAAGTCCCTGGAACTAATTGGCTTGCGCGAGGTCGTACGATCAGAGAACGATGGCTATGCGTTGGAATTAAAGGATCCTATGATCGATTATATAGAGTTTGAGAAGCAAGTGGAGGAACTACAGGTCATTGATATAGGCAATATAGAGAGAGCGCTGCAAATTGAACGTCTGTATACGGGCGAGTTGTTTGGGGATAAGGCATATGTGTGGGCGATTCATGAAACGGAGCATTATGTAGAATTGTACGCATCATTCGTCAAGCGGTTAGCCGCTGTGCTAATTTCATTAAAGGATACGGCCTCGGCGTCGAGGTTGCTCCTCAAGCTCAACGAGCGCAATCCGTTGGACGAATCCGTTATTCACCTCCTAATGAGGATCCGGGAAATGACCGGAGACAAAAAAGGACTGACGGCTCTATACACGGATTATGTTCGACTGCTCAGCCGAGAGCTTGGCATCCGCCCATCCGAGGATTTGATTCATCTCTATGATCGGTTGGTAAGCCGATTCTCAGATAGAAAATGA
- a CDS encoding ATP-dependent DNA ligase, whose product MFISPMLLQEAKDNKAFRSKNYIAELKLDGMRCIVSNMDRLYVYTKQSDLITHKFPELHNCPLPEGTVLDGELVVLDDQGRSDYEAMTARFYARKNKTPVIFYAFDILRYKGIDVTALPLLKRKELLDQAFVENESYRKVSVHEGNAVDYFEQIRREGLEGIVMKSRKDNSRYQTRKRSKQWQKVINWTYADVYISGYRKNEFALLASIDSANGSKIPAGVIEMGVTALHKETLERVKHRLVFKEDQNFAYMEPLLMARIKTRNWTKSGKLRSPVFMEFVV is encoded by the coding sequence ATGTTCATTTCTCCTATGTTGCTGCAAGAAGCGAAGGATAACAAAGCTTTTCGCAGTAAAAACTATATTGCGGAACTTAAATTAGATGGTATGCGGTGTATTGTTTCCAATATGGATCGACTGTATGTGTATACGAAGCAAAGTGACTTGATTACCCACAAATTTCCAGAGTTACATAATTGTCCTTTACCAGAGGGAACCGTGCTCGACGGGGAATTGGTTGTTTTGGATGATCAAGGCAGATCGGATTATGAAGCCATGACAGCGAGATTTTACGCTAGAAAAAATAAAACGCCAGTGATATTCTATGCTTTTGACATCTTGAGATACAAAGGAATTGACGTGACCGCCCTTCCCTTGCTCAAGCGCAAAGAACTGCTCGATCAGGCATTCGTTGAAAATGAGAGCTATCGGAAGGTTAGTGTGCATGAGGGGAACGCCGTTGATTATTTTGAACAGATCCGACGTGAAGGGCTGGAAGGCATCGTGATGAAGTCCAGGAAGGACAATTCCCGATATCAGACTCGCAAGCGTTCCAAACAGTGGCAAAAAGTGATTAACTGGACTTACGCCGATGTCTATATTTCAGGTTACAGGAAAAATGAATTTGCTTTGCTGGCTTCTATCGATTCAGCGAATGGGTCCAAAATTCCGGCCGGCGTGATTGAGATGGGGGTCACCGCGCTTCACAAAGAAACGCTAGAGCGGGTGAAACATCGCCTGGTGTTCAAAGAGGATCAGAATTTCGCTTATATGGAACCGCTGCTCATGGCGAGGATCAAGACTAGAAACTGGACGAAAAGCGGAAAGCTGCGTTCGCCAGTGTTTATGGAATTTGTTGTTTGA
- a CDS encoding alpha/beta-type small acid-soluble spore protein, which produces MARNRSSNTLVVQQARAALDQMKYEVAQELGIQIPQDGYYGNMATRDTGAIGGHITRRLVQIAEQQLSGGIRR; this is translated from the coding sequence GTGGCAAGAAATAGAAGCAGCAATACCTTAGTGGTGCAACAAGCAAGAGCCGCTCTTGATCAAATGAAGTATGAAGTTGCGCAAGAATTAGGTATCCAAATTCCGCAGGACGGCTACTATGGCAACATGGCGACTCGGGACACCGGAGCAATCGGCGGCCATATTACGAGAAGACTGGTTCAGATTGCGGAACAACAGCTCTCCGGCGGAATAAGACGCTAA
- a CDS encoding sensor histidine kinase: MTFIHRTLWIAVLMIIIGFGFSSSQLQAQSQGEKEIITEWNLIWGNEPNSIDSILKTNHSDWLRIPDYRAFPQKPKEISTAWAKVDLPSQLPGQYSILINEIYAQHMMVYLGKELVQEVNYEFPYDVQRILIPVNKEDAGKSIYLKLETTLDRLGINSDIQLGNHAQLMRQFLKQDLVSVIIGCSFIFIAFIMFICAIYLKRIQIASWISLSLIFITMGVIFITNTPLTYIYFAQFGAIFSDMFDIALAVFLPTLSYYFEKVFENGQLHRFRSFRKFQIIYSVFYLLFMIINRLSDYKYNNAYYFMTSTVLGFIMIIQFVLLITLSVLFAKRGNKDAVIFSIGFALFALLATIDLTWYYLSSQTHQLFLWKWGILGFNSTLIVILGRRLAASQDLLMNYSKELEFYNQHVQVSEKMEMISSLTASVAHEVRNPLQVTRGFLQLVAESSNEKNKSHISIAIGELDRASDIITDFLTFAKPQEEEFTELNISKELKQIEGIIVPLATSHGGNVYLHIPRDLFMQGNSPKLKQALINIIKNSIEAFQKDGQIHIKAYEEQDEVIILIKDNGSGIEPAQLSKLGEPYFTTKVKGTGLGLMVTFRIIEAMKGTIRFSSQKNVGTEVMIRFPSIRKKSS, from the coding sequence ATGACATTCATACATAGAACGCTTTGGATCGCAGTGCTTATGATAATCATTGGATTCGGTTTCAGTTCATCCCAGCTGCAGGCTCAAAGTCAGGGTGAGAAAGAAATTATCACCGAATGGAACTTGATATGGGGGAATGAACCAAATTCCATTGATAGCATATTGAAGACGAATCATTCCGACTGGCTCCGTATCCCAGACTATCGCGCGTTTCCTCAGAAACCCAAAGAGATCTCAACCGCTTGGGCCAAAGTGGACTTACCTTCCCAATTACCCGGTCAATACAGTATTCTAATAAACGAAATATACGCTCAACATATGATGGTTTATTTAGGCAAGGAACTTGTACAAGAGGTAAATTACGAATTTCCTTATGATGTACAACGTATATTAATCCCTGTTAACAAAGAAGATGCCGGGAAGAGTATTTATCTCAAACTGGAAACTACGCTTGATCGCCTGGGCATCAACTCTGACATTCAACTTGGCAATCATGCTCAGTTAATGCGGCAATTTCTGAAGCAGGACTTAGTCAGTGTCATTATAGGCTGTTCGTTTATTTTTATTGCTTTCATTATGTTCATTTGCGCCATTTATTTGAAGCGAATTCAAATCGCAAGCTGGATTTCGCTAAGTCTTATTTTTATTACCATGGGCGTTATTTTTATTACGAATACACCGCTGACTTATATTTATTTTGCCCAATTCGGAGCTATTTTTTCCGATATGTTCGACATTGCTCTGGCTGTATTCCTACCTACGCTAAGTTACTACTTCGAAAAAGTTTTCGAAAATGGTCAACTTCATCGCTTTCGAAGTTTTCGGAAATTCCAAATTATTTATTCCGTTTTTTATCTGCTGTTCATGATTATTAATCGATTAAGTGATTATAAGTATAATAATGCTTATTACTTTATGACATCAACCGTCTTAGGCTTCATCATGATTATACAATTTGTCTTATTGATCACTCTTTCAGTGCTCTTTGCGAAAAGAGGAAATAAAGATGCCGTCATATTTTCAATTGGTTTTGCCCTGTTCGCCTTGTTAGCAACGATCGATCTTACTTGGTACTATCTCAGTTCGCAGACGCATCAGCTCTTTTTATGGAAATGGGGAATTCTCGGATTCAACAGCACACTAATCGTCATATTGGGAAGAAGACTAGCAGCCTCTCAAGATTTGCTGATGAATTACTCCAAAGAACTTGAATTTTATAACCAACATGTACAGGTGTCAGAAAAAATGGAAATGATAAGCTCGCTTACCGCCTCTGTCGCTCATGAAGTAAGAAATCCGCTTCAAGTTACCCGCGGCTTTTTACAGTTGGTCGCAGAAAGCTCGAATGAGAAGAACAAAAGCCATATTAGCATCGCTATCGGGGAGTTGGATCGAGCTTCCGATATCATTACTGATTTTTTAACTTTTGCCAAACCGCAGGAAGAGGAGTTTACCGAACTTAATATATCCAAAGAATTGAAACAAATTGAAGGCATCATCGTTCCCTTAGCCACTTCACACGGCGGCAACGTGTATCTTCATATCCCCCGTGATTTATTCATGCAGGGGAATTCTCCCAAATTAAAGCAAGCGTTGATTAATATCATCAAAAATAGCATTGAAGCTTTTCAAAAGGATGGACAGATTCATATCAAGGCCTATGAAGAGCAGGATGAGGTTATTATCCTCATTAAAGATAATGGGAGCGGAATTGAACCTGCTCAATTATCTAAGCTGGGGGAGCCCTATTTTACAACGAAAGTAAAAGGAACTGGGCTAGGTCTCATGGTCACCTTCCGAATCATTGAAGCTATGAAAGGCACGATCCGCTTCAGCAGTCAAAAAAATGTCGGTACAGAAGTGATGATCCGCTTTCCCTCTATTCGCAAAAAAAGTTCATAA
- a CDS encoding CBS domain-containing protein, translating into MKAKDIMVRQVYKVKESDPVRVVIEKFIEHRISGLPVVNDRNEVVAYISDGDIMRYIGKHDDHVFASYYYTAVFKGDNEEFHERVHSLLPLNVMKMARKKVIAVDAEEDIEQIAAILGKKRIKKLPVLRRGVLVGIISRGDVIRHSFQFIL; encoded by the coding sequence ATCAAAGCAAAAGACATTATGGTTCGTCAAGTTTACAAAGTGAAGGAATCCGATCCTGTGCGTGTCGTGATTGAGAAATTCATTGAACACAGAATCAGCGGATTACCTGTCGTTAATGACCGCAATGAAGTAGTCGCTTATATCAGCGATGGCGATATTATGCGTTACATCGGTAAGCACGATGATCATGTTTTCGCTTCCTATTATTACACAGCCGTGTTCAAAGGTGATAATGAAGAATTCCATGAAAGAGTTCACAGTCTGCTTCCTTTAAATGTTATGAAAATGGCCAGGAAAAAGGTCATTGCTGTTGACGCGGAAGAGGACATTGAGCAAATTGCGGCTATTCTGGGTAAAAAAAGAATAAAAAAACTGCCCGTCCTGCGCAGAGGCGTTCTAGTCGGCATCATCAGTCGAGGCGATGTAATCAGGCACTCTTTTCAGTTCATTTTATAA